The genome window GCTTAAAAATAAGTTACAAATGGGTATGAGCAATGTGACGCCCGACAGCATGGTCGCGCATAACATGAACGAAATGCAAAAGCCTGTTACTGAGGATTAATTTCCAATATTTCGACGTTACGGCCATATCATCGCAGGGTGATATGGCCTTTTTGCGTTTAGCCTTTAAATAAATCTCACCGGCCTTTTACTGGTTGAAAAAGCACATTCTTCTTCTTTTCTTTTAATTATACTTCCGGTTAAAAACAGATCAGCGTTTCCATGATAATCACCCGGCCTCACCGGGTAATGCCTGGCCAAGCGTCGATCAGTTTATGTGTCCCACGTCACCTTTTACAACATTAAAGACATTATGATAAACGCGCTGATTATCGATGATGAAATTAAAGCCCGTCACATTCTTGCCAATTATCTGGAAACAATGATCCCGGAGGAAATGACCATCAGGCAGGCACGATCGGTGGATCAAGCATTGGAAGTGATGAAAACATTCAAGCCCGGACTCATATTCCTGGATGTGGAGATGCCGGGAAAGTTTGGTTTTGAATTGCTGGCCGGCCGAAAGAATCCTGACTTCGATATCATTTTTATAACCGCATTCAATAAATACGCCATTCAGGCAATCCGGTTCAGTGCGCTGGATTACTTACTAAAACCCATTTGTGTGGAAGAATTGAGATCTGCCATTGAACGGCATATCGAAAAAGTGAAGGAGAAGAATGCCCGCCCGAGTCAGGTGCTTCTGGACAACCTGATGGACAACATTAAGAAGAAGGAAATTAAAGATTTTCGTCTGGCCGTCCCTTCCAGCGAAGGCGTTTTCTTCTTTATGCTGGACGAAATCCTGAGGCTCGAAGCAGACAAAAATTACACATCCATACATTTGGTTGGTAAAAGACCGTTCGTTTCCAGCAAAACGTTAAAGCACTTTGACGAAATGCTGGCCGACTTTAATTTCATCCGCACGCACAAATCACACCTCGTTAACTCCCGGTACATTAAGCAAGTGTCGCACAACAGTCAGTATGTGCTCCTTTCCGACGGATCGCAGGTGGAAGTATCCAGAAGAAAAAAGGAAGAAGTCCAACAGCAGCTGAACCTGCGCTAAGTTATCGGACCATTTGATCAAACAATTTACCCAAACTCACTTCCGGTTCCTGGCAAAAGCCCGGATGCACTTTTGATGATTGTACAACAGTGCTTCGCGTGGCGGTAAGCCAGCGGAAACGCGATGCAGGCGGCAGCGCAGCAATGGTGCCGCCTTCTTTTTTGCCCAAACAAATCAACTTCAATGCATTCAGGTAAGCACTTACCTCATCGAGATCCAGGCTTTCGGAAAGCACGCGCAACTTGGCAGCATTCAGCTCAATGGTGCATTCCAGAAAACGCTTTGACGGACAAAATAAAATAACACCCACATTCACAAATTCTTCGCGCTCGACCCTGGGCACGACGCGAATTACGGCGTACTCAAATAAGTGCTGCTCTTGCATCATTAGCTCCTTTAACAAATACATCCGACACGGAGAGCCGCGACGCTAAAAATTTCACATAAGCCTGCCGATGTTCTTCGTCAGTTTCAAAAGGCGCATCGCGCAGCAGCCAGTCATCCGGGATCAGCGATACAACGGCCTCAATTTTCTCAACATCTAAAATGGACTTGAATTCGGCATCAACAGACTCGATATCAGCAGCGTAACGAAGCAGCACATGATCTTTTACTTGTGCAAACGGCCGCTTAGCCTGCTCTTCCCAATTATCCCACGAATGATGAAAATACAATGCTGCGCCATGGTCTATAAGCCATAACTCTTTGTGCCACATGAGCATATTGGTGTTCCTGGCCGTGCGGTCTACATTGGTAATGAGGCTGTCGAGCCATACGATTGCGGATGCAAGCCGTGACTCCACGTCGGTTACCACGGGATCAAAAGTAATGGCGCCGGATAAATAATGGATGGCCAGATTCAACCCCGTGCTGGCGCGAAGCAGATCCTGAATTTCTTCGTCGGGCTCTGTCCTTCCGAACGCCTCGTCGAGATTGGCAAAAACGATTTCAGGAACTTTCAAACCCAGCAATCGCGCAATTTCCCCTCCTATCAGCTCTGCAATCAGCGCTTTTGTTCCTTGCCCGGCCCCGCGGAATTTCAGGACATATAAAAAATCGTCGTCGGCCTCGGCAATAGCAGGCAGCGATCCGCCTTCCCGCAGCGGGGTAACATATCGGGTAACATTTACAGTTCTGGGTTGAAGTTGTTGACCATTCATTACATTATACTAACGGTTCAAAGCTGTCAATATAGAGATTTTTCATTAAACAAGTCCATTTCAGCCATCACCTGCGCCATCAGAAGGAGGCTTTACTCACATCCGCTCAGGTTGGAACGGTATTTGATACTTACCTTAATATTAAAAAAACTGGCAACCCAAACGACCAAGCGCATGAGACGGTTAAAAATATTAATGATTTTGATGGTGTTAACTGCACCAACGATTGCTTTTTCACAATCGCGGGATAACAAAACGGAGTCAAAACGCTCTGAGCGAACATTCCAGAAAAAATCTTCGAGGCTGAGCTCTTCGACAGACACATCCGATGTCTCCGCAATCGTCAAGGATTCGTCCAACGCCGAGAGCGGGCCTATCCTTAATGACAACGGAACCGTGAGCACAAACGGGACGATCAACGGGAGAAGCAGCACCGGTCGCCCCGATGCCGACACCACGACATCTTATTCAGTAAAACGCAATAAGAAAACGATCCGAAGCGGTGGCGCCGCAATGCCCGACACGACCAAGAGAAGAAGCAGACCTTAAAAAAGTTGACCATAACCCCGATCCAGCGTCGGGGTTATTTTTTGCCTTCGTATCAAGAAACCGCAAAAACATTGCTAGCCGACAAGCTTCGTATAGGTTTTCAAAATTTCCTCCAAATCACCTTTTTTAGCCTCCACATCGGCCATATCAGTAAAGTACATCATTCTCCGGTCTTTGTAATCCCCTTCCAAAAGTGCTGACTTAATTTGTACAATGGCAATGTGATGAAAGATCAAATGGACTTTTGTTTGCAGTCTATGGTTAAATGTAAGCAGATCGGCCGATGTATAATAGCTGGGCGCATTCCATTTAATCCTTTCTTTGATTTCAGGATCAGCGTTTTTTATAATGTTGCGGACCACTTCGATTTCCGCTTTCAACGGATGCTCCAACTGCTCCATATACGCCTCCACCTGTGCCGCGTCGCTTAATTTTACAGGCTTCGCTTTTGGTTCTTGATCTGTTTTTTTGGCCATGGTCGCAGGTTAGATTAAGGTTACTGCAATTACGGCAATTGCTTATTTTTTGCAATGCTTTATCCAAACAATCAACACCTTCCAGTGCGGCACATGCCTCGAATGAGGCATCTTTGCTGTCTTTGAATTTGTAATTTTAACAGCGACCTTGCAGCATGGTCTTCGATTTTCGGTTACAGGTTTTTAACACGGTCGCCCGCCGGCTCAACTTTACAAAAGCGGCTGCGGAGCTTTATATCACACAACCAGCCGTAACAAAGCACATTCACGAGCTTGAAAATCAGCTGAATACCAAGCTTTTTGAGCGTAACGGCTCACGTGTGAAGCTTACCCAGGCCGGTGAAATTCTCCTGCACCATAGCGAACAGATCTTTGAGATTTACCGGAACATTGAGTTTGAGATCAACAACCTGGCACAGCGCCAGGGCGGAAAGCTGCGGCTCGGCGCCAGCACCACGGCCGCGCAATACATTCTTCCTCCTATCCTGGCGGCTTTTCACAGGAAGTTTCACAAAATTCAGGTAACGCTCACCATTAAAAATACCGAAGAGATTGAGCAAGCCCTGCAAAACAAAGAGATTGACCTGGGCGTGATTGAAGGTTTTTCCAAAAACGCTGCTATAAAGTATATCGAGTTTTTAAAGGACGAAATTGTTCTCGTGGCCGCCAGTAAAAATCCGACGGCCATGACCGGCACCGTTTCACCCGAAAAGCTAAAAACCATCCCGTTGCTCATGCGTGAACCCGGTTCGGGGACATTGGAAGTGATCGCCCATGCGTTAAAGACGATTGGCGTCAGCATTGCCGAGCTGAACATTGAAATGCAGCTGGGCAGCAGCGAAAGCATGAAACTATATATGCTGCATTCGGATTCCATGGCGTTACTATCTGTTCATGCCGTGCTGAAAGAGCTGCAAAGCAAGGAATGCCGCATTGTGGATGTGGAAGGGCTGAACATTGAGCGCTATTTCTATTTTACGATCCTGCACGGACAGCACGAGGCATTACCCGACCTTTTTATGAAATTCGCCCGCTTTGTTGCGAAGTAGACGTCCCAAATGAATTGAGGCTTTTTTGAGTAGTTATTTCCGAATATCCCATTTATTAAGTTGAGTTTGTATCCATTTTTTTCATCTGAAACAAGGTGAATTGTTTTTCTGAAATCCAATTATGTTAAAGATTACTCTGAGTCTCGTAACTGCCTTCCTGATCCTGTACTGGAATAATGCAGCGATCGACCGTTCTGCATCCGTTAACAGTTCAACCCGCTCTGTAACAGCGGATTCTCTTCCCAATGCAGCTGCCTGGCCTGCCGAGCTGAATGTTACCCATTTTGCGGGGTCAGACCTTACGCCAAGTCCGGCCTGCCTTGCTGTTGCAGCCAGCGGAGAAGTTTTTGTGGGCGTTGACATGATCGGATCACTGGGGAAAACGCCCGGAAAAGGACGCATTGTGCGCTTGGTCGATACGGATCATGATGGGAAAGTTGATAAAAATACCACATTCGCAGAGGTCGACAATCCGCGTGGGATCATTGCTATGGGTGATCGCGTGTATGTTTTGCACACCACTTTTTCAAAAGAAACTCAAAAGGCATCGGGGATGGACCTGGTCGTTTTTGAAGATAAAAACCGGGATGGCGTGGCCGACGGAGGCCCTTCGCCTTTGATCCAAAGCATAAGCTCACCAAAATTCCTCCAAAGCCGCGGAACGGATCATTCAACAAACGGGATCCGGATGGGGATCGATGGCTGGATTTACATTGCTGTAGGTGATTTTGGTTTTCATGACGCCGTCGACAGGTCGGGCAAAAAGCTGACCCAACTGGGTGGCGGAATCGTACGTGTCAGACCCGACGGGACTGAGATGGAGGTTTTTACTCACGGCATGCGTAACATTTACGATGTGGCGATTGACCCTTATATGAATATTTTCACAAGAGACAACACCAATGACGGAGGCGGCTGGAACATTCGGTTCAGCCATCAGATACAATCAGGTGAATATGGCTATCCTGTTCTCTTCAAGCATTTTACAGAAGAGATTATTCCTGCACTCGTCGATGTAGGCGGTGGCTCGGGAACGGGGTCCTTGTTTATGGATGATCCCAACTGGCCCGCAAAATACAATCAGGTGCCTATGATGGCCGACTGGGGCAGAAATCAGCTTTACATTCACAGGGTGACACCCGACGGGCCCACGTTCACGCAGAAAGAAGAGGAGTTCATCAAGCTTGCACAGATTACAGATATTGATATCGATGCGGCAGGAAGCGTTTACTTATCCGCCTGGGATGGCGCGGGTTATTCAGGGAATCCGGGCAAAGGTTTTGTGGTTCGTGCGGTGCCCAAAACTTGGCAGTACAAGCCTTTTGCTGACCTTAAAAAATCCTCTGTAAAAGACCTGGCTGCATTGCTGACGAATGCAAGCGCTGTGCAACGCCTCGCTGCGCAGCAGGAGCTGCTTACCCGGAAAGCAAAAGATGCCGGAAAAGCGTCCTTAGCCATTGCCACGAACAAGAAACTTCCGCTTTACGCACGTGTTGCCGGGATTTTTACATACGCCCAGGTTGCAGGCACTTCCGGCCAGGATAACCTCGTTAAGCTCACCGAAGATAATGATGTGAGGGAATTTGCGCTCCGCGCATTGGCCGATCGCCTGAAAAATGTTTCCAATGTCCCTGTTGAGCCGTTTCTGAAAGGTTTGCAAGACGGATCTCCACGCGTCCAGCTAGTATCGACGGTAGGATTAGGCCGGTTGGGCCGCCCTGAAACGGCAGACGCATTGCTCAAAGTAAAGGTGCCTGCATCATTCGTATCGCCTGCCAAAGGAACAGAAGGACCGCACGCAACGCCAAACTCACCCATTATTGCCCCGCACATTGCCGTAAGAGCACTTGTTGCGCTCAATGCTGTGGATGCATGCGTGAAAGCCATCGGAACAGAAAATGCCACGCTCGCGCTATGGGCACTGCGATACATGCATGATCCCAAAGCAGTATCAGGGCTGATTTCTGCTTACGGACAAGCGAAAGACGATGCATCTAAAAACCAGATAATGTCCACATTAGCAAGGCTTTACAAGAAAGAGGCACCTTATGACGGCTCCTGGTGGTGGAGCACCCGCCCAGACACGCACGGCCCTTACTATAAGGCCGTTACATGGGAATCGTCGGATTCGATCAAAGGATTTTTGATGGAGGAATGGAAAAAAACGGATGAAAACGGAAAGCAGCGCTTTGCCGACCTGAATGGTAAACTGCGCATGGGAATCACCGAATTCGGCGGTGAAGAAGTGGTTGCTGCCAAAGAAGAAGTGAAAATCGATTTAAATAAAATCCGAAATAAAAAAGGGCAGGTGGGCGAATCTTCCATTGAAGACGTCATGCTGGCGATTGCCAAAATCGAAGGTAATCCTGCGTTGGGAAAACAGCTTTTCACCAAGCAGGGATGCATTGCATGCCACAGCCTCAGCAAAGGCGAAGTCATGAAAGGACCATTTATGGGCCAGATCGGCTCCATTATGAACCGCGAACAGATCGCCGAATCCATTTTGAAACCCAATGCATCTATTTCTCAGGGATTTGCCTCGGTGTTGATCAATGCAAAAGGGGACAAGACTTACATGGGATTCGTTTCCGAAGAATCTGCGGAGAAGGTCGTGATCCGTGACATTACCGGACAGGTAACTGTTATAAAGGCATCCGATATCATTTCGCGGAAAGAAATGGAGACGTCAATGATGCCTCCGGGGCTTGCTAATGAGCTTTCTTACGAGGAATTTGCTTCGCTGATCACATTTTTATCTCAGCAACGGAAATAGCGGCAGTCGTTGCAGCCCGGTTCAATCTTAAACATTCCATTCATGAAAAAACATCTGGCGTTTCTTTTCTTGCTTGCACTGGGATCCTGTAACGACGATAAAAACCAGCCCACGCCCTACCCGGACCCTGCGGTGCTGGCGAAGCAGCAGGCGCCTTTTGGTTCGCCGCCCGTAGATGTAAAATTGAAAAAGCTGCTGTATAACGGCAAGCTGGCCGCGGAATACATTTATGAGGGAGATTTGCTTCGCGAACAAAAAAAGTTCCTGTTTTTTAATGTTCCGGGGCATTATCAAAGCGGCAATTTCGTAAGGAACGCGGGGGTTACAGAGTCTTACGATGTAGTCTCCGCGGCTTGGAACGGCGAAGCGCAAACCGTTTCCGATGTTTTCAAACCTGCGTATTCGATCCGCTTCAATAAGCCTGATAATGATTCATTGCGGGAAGTAACGGAAGAGAACCTGATCTTCCTGGAAATTTTTTACAGAACCTATGCAATTGATAAAGAAGGTTTTATCACGCGCCAGGAATTTACCGAGAAGACCAACACAGCCAACGATTTTTCAATATTCTACGTCCGGAACGGGCAGCATAATATCGCCAAAAGCTGGGTCAAATATGCCGAACAAACTGCTCCCGGCACCTATGTCGAATACGAATTTGATAATCATCCGAACCCGTTCTTTAAGCTTGGCCTGGACCGTACCGGGCAGCTGGCTGCACATGCAATGAACCCGAACAATGTGGTGAAAGAGACCGTAAGCGATGCCAATGGCCCGATTTATTCTATTGATTACAAATATGAATACGCTGCAAATGGTTATCCAGGCAAAGTCAGCGTCGGATCCAAAAGCCCGGCTTTCACTCCCTATACGATGGAATTTAACTATTAACAAAGCGAGAACATTGCCCTAATTGCTTAACTGCGGGCACGGATAGGTAAGATGATGGAAAATGCGGTGCCTTGGCCAGGCTCGGATTCTGCTGCAATGCTGCCGCCATGATTGCGGACAATTTTGCGGCAGTAAACCAGCCCCGAGCCATCGCTTTTTTCAAGTTCCTCGTTGATCAGATTAGGGAAAATGTCGAAGATTTTTTCCAATTGTTGTTTCGAAAAACCAGCTCCGTTGTCCTGGATCATAATTTCGATCAATTCAGCATCATTCTGCACCGGCAGCTGGGGCGTATTTTTTTGCGTGATTTCCTTCGAGCCGATCGTAATCTCATGCTGTCCGTCTCTTTTCGAATGTTGGAAAGAGTTGGTGATCAGGCTATAAAAAAGCTGTTTCATCTGTGAAAAACTCGCATTGATGACAGGCAACTCGTTGATTTGCACCCTGACATTCTTCTCATCCAGCTCCTTACTCAGCTCCCCACACACCTCGGCCACCAATTTCCTTAGGTCAACCAGCTCAAAATCAGTATCGCTATATAGTTCCGAAAATTCAGACAACTCCTTCACAAGCTCTGAAAACTTCCGGGCACAATCATCAATTTTACCCGCAAGAAACTTGATCTTCTCCACATCGCCCGCTTCGCCTGCCTGCACCAGCATGCTGCTGAAAACACGCATCTTCCGCAACGGTTCCTGCAAATTATGATTTGAAATATACTTGAACTGGCGGTTTTCAATCACAGAATCCACCAGCTTATGGTTCATCTCGTTCAATGCCGTTTTGCTCTGCTCCGCGACCTGCAACGTTTCAAGATGAAAGGCGATCAGTTCAGCAAAAAGATTGAACATGCCAACGGTTTTAGCATTGTTCAGCAACGCAGGTTTGGGATCAATGGCGCATAATGTTCCGAAAAAGTCACCATTGCGAAGGATAATGGGGATGGAAATATAGCTTTGAAAACCATACATCTTTGGCGTGTGGTGATCGGCAAAGATTTCACTTATCTGTACATGGTCGATGATAACGGCCTGTCGGTTGTCACGGATCTCATTGCATATGGTGGTTTCTATCTTCAATTCCCCTCCCGGCACCAATCCGAAAGAAATCTCATCCCGTACGCTGCACGCAATCCACCTGTCCTCGGTGACCCTGGCGATGGCAGCAAAGCCCATTCCCGTTGATTTACAGATCACTTCAAGCATGGTAGATACGATCGGGATATTTTTTACATTTTCAATGTCTGATAGCAGGGCCGCCTCGGTATTATCCATCCTTATTTTACATTTCGTATCCTTTCAAAGTTAGCCAACATATCCGCTATTTTGCAAAGTTTTTAATCCATGCGGCAGCGATGGTCACAGGCTGTGCGTTAGCGGAGTCTTTTGTCGAATTTTATATTTAAATTGTCACCCTTAACTTTTTATCAAAAACATGAAAAAATTAATACAAACCTGTCTTTTTGCATTCGCATTATTGCCAGGCGCTTTCGCAAACCAAGCAAATCCGAACCCCTCAGCCCCTGCCCCCGCGCCTATCGAAGGCCGCTGGGACATTACCGTAGATATGGACGGCAAAAAGGCCCCATCATGGCTGGAAGTGCGCCATTCAGGCAACCATACATTGATTGGCCAGTTTACAAGCGTCTCGGGAAGTGCCCGCCCTATTTCAGAAGTCATCTTTAAGGACGGCCAGTTTAGCTTTGAAATCCCACCTCAATGGGAAAAAGGCGATGGCAATTTGAAGCTCGAAGGAACGCTGACAGGAGAAAAGATCGCAGGAAGTGTAAGCACACCCGATGGTAAAAAATACAATTACACCGGCGTTCGCGCACCGTCATTACGCAGGACAGCGGCACCCGTGTGGGGCACGCCGATCAAGCTGACCGGCGGAAATGAGATAAAAGGATGGCATGCTGCAGGTGAGAATCAGTGGATCGCTGAAAACGGCATTTTACGCAGCCCGAAATCCGGCGCTAACCTTATTACAGATCAGAAATTCAATGATTTTAAACTGCATGTGGAATTCCGCATTCCAAAAGGAAGCAATAGCGGCGTGTATCTGAGAGGCCGTTATGAGGTGCAGGTTACCGACAGCAAAGGCATGGAGCCATCTCTGGATCAGCTGGGCGCAGTTTACGGCTTCCTGGTTCCAAGCGAAATGATGGCCAAAGATCCGGGCGAATGGCAGTCTTTTGACATTACACTGGTTGGCCGCATGCTGACACTGGTTACCAACGGCAAAACCGTGATCACCAATCAGGAAATTCCCGGCATCACAGGTGGGGCGCTGGACAGCAACGAAGGCGAGCCAGGGCCACTTTACATCCAGGGCGATCATGGCCCGGTGGAATACAGAAATATTGTGATTACTCCCGCCAAATAATTTCAATCATTCAGAGCGGATTTTTATTGGATCAAACAAAAAAGTGGCAGGGAAATTCCCTGCCACTTTCACTATACACACACTGTCATGACCCTTGGGTCACCTCTTAAAAAAACAGATGCATTTTAAGGCATCTGGCAAGTCGATTATTAGCTAGGTTTGAAAACATGGTTGATACATTGAATATGCCGTTCAGGCTTGCCGTCTACTTTAGAAAAAAATAACTTTCCTGAAAATCAGGAAAGTTATCCGCATTATTTACTCAACGTTCCTCTATTACTTAACCTTTAAACTTATCCGCCAGATCGAAGAATCTGACGAATGCCTAAGCTTTGGTTCAGAATATTGATCAAATATGGCAGGTTGGAGGCGACCAAGACAAATGCGATGATTAATCGGTGGACCTGAGTTAATTTACGGAAAATTTTGGCCTTAAATGGCAAAAATTCTGGACAGGTTGTTATATTTAAAGGTTAATTTTAATTAATTCCATTCCCGACTTAAATCCTTGACTAATGAACCGTAGAGAAGCTGTTCAAAAAATAACCTTCCTGCTTGGAGGCACACTCTCCGCCCCTTTAATGGCAGGTATCATGGGTGAAAAACTGAACTTTGGCCCTTCACTGGATATATCTGCCGAACAGGAAGCACTTTTGGCCGATGTTGCAGATACAATCATCCCAACTACCGGAACGCCGGGGGCCAAGGCTGCGGGCGCAGACAAGTTTATCACCAGGATCATGCGCGACTGCTACGAAATGGCGGATCAGAAGAAATTCTATTCCGGACTGGATAAAATAGATGCGCAAAGCAAAG of Dyadobacter chenhuakuii contains these proteins:
- a CDS encoding LytR/AlgR family response regulator transcription factor, which codes for MINALIIDDEIKARHILANYLETMIPEEMTIRQARSVDQALEVMKTFKPGLIFLDVEMPGKFGFELLAGRKNPDFDIIFITAFNKYAIQAIRFSALDYLLKPICVEELRSAIERHIEKVKEKNARPSQVLLDNLMDNIKKKEIKDFRLAVPSSEGVFFFMLDEILRLEADKNYTSIHLVGKRPFVSSKTLKHFDEMLADFNFIRTHKSHLVNSRYIKQVSHNSQYVLLSDGSQVEVSRRKKEEVQQQLNLR
- a CDS encoding DUF3037 domain-containing protein translates to MQEQHLFEYAVIRVVPRVEREEFVNVGVILFCPSKRFLECTIELNAAKLRVLSESLDLDEVSAYLNALKLICLGKKEGGTIAALPPASRFRWLTATRSTVVQSSKVHPGFCQEPEVSLGKLFDQMVR
- a CDS encoding HipA family kinase; the encoded protein is MNGQQLQPRTVNVTRYVTPLREGGSLPAIAEADDDFLYVLKFRGAGQGTKALIAELIGGEIARLLGLKVPEIVFANLDEAFGRTEPDEEIQDLLRASTGLNLAIHYLSGAITFDPVVTDVESRLASAIVWLDSLITNVDRTARNTNMLMWHKELWLIDHGAALYFHHSWDNWEEQAKRPFAQVKDHVLLRYAADIESVDAEFKSILDVEKIEAVVSLIPDDWLLRDAPFETDEEHRQAYVKFLASRLSVSDVFVKGANDARAALI
- a CDS encoding DUF1801 domain-containing protein encodes the protein MAKKTDQEPKAKPVKLSDAAQVEAYMEQLEHPLKAEIEVVRNIIKNADPEIKERIKWNAPSYYTSADLLTFNHRLQTKVHLIFHHIAIVQIKSALLEGDYKDRRMMYFTDMADVEAKKGDLEEILKTYTKLVG
- a CDS encoding LysR substrate-binding domain-containing protein, producing the protein MVFDFRLQVFNTVARRLNFTKAAAELYITQPAVTKHIHELENQLNTKLFERNGSRVKLTQAGEILLHHSEQIFEIYRNIEFEINNLAQRQGGKLRLGASTTAAQYILPPILAAFHRKFHKIQVTLTIKNTEEIEQALQNKEIDLGVIEGFSKNAAIKYIEFLKDEIVLVAASKNPTAMTGTVSPEKLKTIPLLMREPGSGTLEVIAHALKTIGVSIAELNIEMQLGSSESMKLYMLHSDSMALLSVHAVLKELQSKECRIVDVEGLNIERYFYFTILHGQHEALPDLFMKFARFVAK
- a CDS encoding DUF7133 domain-containing protein translates to MLKITLSLVTAFLILYWNNAAIDRSASVNSSTRSVTADSLPNAAAWPAELNVTHFAGSDLTPSPACLAVAASGEVFVGVDMIGSLGKTPGKGRIVRLVDTDHDGKVDKNTTFAEVDNPRGIIAMGDRVYVLHTTFSKETQKASGMDLVVFEDKNRDGVADGGPSPLIQSISSPKFLQSRGTDHSTNGIRMGIDGWIYIAVGDFGFHDAVDRSGKKLTQLGGGIVRVRPDGTEMEVFTHGMRNIYDVAIDPYMNIFTRDNTNDGGGWNIRFSHQIQSGEYGYPVLFKHFTEEIIPALVDVGGGSGTGSLFMDDPNWPAKYNQVPMMADWGRNQLYIHRVTPDGPTFTQKEEEFIKLAQITDIDIDAAGSVYLSAWDGAGYSGNPGKGFVVRAVPKTWQYKPFADLKKSSVKDLAALLTNASAVQRLAAQQELLTRKAKDAGKASLAIATNKKLPLYARVAGIFTYAQVAGTSGQDNLVKLTEDNDVREFALRALADRLKNVSNVPVEPFLKGLQDGSPRVQLVSTVGLGRLGRPETADALLKVKVPASFVSPAKGTEGPHATPNSPIIAPHIAVRALVALNAVDACVKAIGTENATLALWALRYMHDPKAVSGLISAYGQAKDDASKNQIMSTLARLYKKEAPYDGSWWWSTRPDTHGPYYKAVTWESSDSIKGFLMEEWKKTDENGKQRFADLNGKLRMGITEFGGEEVVAAKEEVKIDLNKIRNKKGQVGESSIEDVMLAIAKIEGNPALGKQLFTKQGCIACHSLSKGEVMKGPFMGQIGSIMNREQIAESILKPNASISQGFASVLINAKGDKTYMGFVSEESAEKVVIRDITGQVTVIKASDIISRKEMETSMMPPGLANELSYEEFASLITFLSQQRK
- a CDS encoding sensor histidine kinase; the protein is MDNTEAALLSDIENVKNIPIVSTMLEVICKSTGMGFAAIARVTEDRWIACSVRDEISFGLVPGGELKIETTICNEIRDNRQAVIIDHVQISEIFADHHTPKMYGFQSYISIPIILRNGDFFGTLCAIDPKPALLNNAKTVGMFNLFAELIAFHLETLQVAEQSKTALNEMNHKLVDSVIENRQFKYISNHNLQEPLRKMRVFSSMLVQAGEAGDVEKIKFLAGKIDDCARKFSELVKELSEFSELYSDTDFELVDLRKLVAEVCGELSKELDEKNVRVQINELPVINASFSQMKQLFYSLITNSFQHSKRDGQHEITIGSKEITQKNTPQLPVQNDAELIEIMIQDNGAGFSKQQLEKIFDIFPNLINEELEKSDGSGLVYCRKIVRNHGGSIAAESEPGQGTAFSIILPIRARS
- a CDS encoding 3-keto-disaccharide hydrolase; this translates as MKKLIQTCLFAFALLPGAFANQANPNPSAPAPAPIEGRWDITVDMDGKKAPSWLEVRHSGNHTLIGQFTSVSGSARPISEVIFKDGQFSFEIPPQWEKGDGNLKLEGTLTGEKIAGSVSTPDGKKYNYTGVRAPSLRRTAAPVWGTPIKLTGGNEIKGWHAAGENQWIAENGILRSPKSGANLITDQKFNDFKLHVEFRIPKGSNSGVYLRGRYEVQVTDSKGMEPSLDQLGAVYGFLVPSEMMAKDPGEWQSFDITLVGRMLTLVTNGKTVITNQEIPGITGGALDSNEGEPGPLYIQGDHGPVEYRNIVITPAK
- a CDS encoding gluconate 2-dehydrogenase subunit 3 family protein gives rise to the protein MNRREAVQKITFLLGGTLSAPLMAGIMGEKLNFGPSLDISAEQEALLADVADTIIPTTGTPGAKAAGADKFITRIMRDCYEMADQKKFYSGLDKIDAQSKEVYSKGFSALDATQKNDIIKRTTVSDKPFFLQMKGLTVTGYFTSEIGATQALDYLPIPGRFDGSWPMPKGQKSWAL